In Bos indicus isolate NIAB-ARS_2022 breed Sahiwal x Tharparkar chromosome 2, NIAB-ARS_B.indTharparkar_mat_pri_1.0, whole genome shotgun sequence, a single genomic region encodes these proteins:
- the PLCL1 gene encoding inactive phospholipase C-like protein 1 isoform X3, translating into MAEGAASREGSAPPDAAGSEDDPRVGPDATSGDCVAAAPGGRWRDRRSGVALPGAAGPPADSEAALLEAARATPRRSSIIKDPANQKCGGRKKTVSFSSMPSEKKISSASDCITFMQAGCELKKVRPNSRIYNRFFTLDTDLQALRWEPSKKDLEKAKLDISAIKEIRLGKNTETFRNNGLADQICEDCAFSILHGENYESLDLVANSADVANIWVSGLRYLVSRSKQPLDFMEGNQNTPRFMWLKTVFEAADIDGNGIMLEDTSVELIKQLNPTLKESKIRLKFKEIQKSKEKLTTRVTEEEFCEAFCELCTRPEVYFLLVQISKNKEYLDANDLMLFLEAEQGVTHITEDMCLDIIRRYELSEEGRQKGFLAIDGFTQYLLSSECNIFDPEQSKVAQDMTQPLSHYYINASHNTYLIEDQFRGPADINGYVRALKMGCRSIELDVNDGSDNEPILCNRNNMTTHLSFRSVIEVINKFAFVASEYPLILCLGNHCSLPQQKVMVQQMKKVFGSKLYTEAPLLSESYLPSPEKLKRMIIVKGKKLPSDTDVLEGEVTDEDEEAEMSRRMSVDYNGEQKQILLCRELSDLVSICKSVQYRDFELSMKSQNYWEICSFSETEASRIANEYPEDFVNYNKKFLSRIYPSAMRIDSSNLNPQDFWNCGCQIVAMNFQTPGPMMDLHTGWFLQNGGCGYVLRPSIMRDEVSYFSANTKGIVPGVSPLVLHIKIISGQNFPKPKGACAKGDVIDPYVCIEIHGIPADCSEQRTKTVQQNSDNPIFDETFEFQVNLPELAMIRFVVLDDDYIGDEFIGQYTIPFECLQPGYRHVPLRSFVGDIMEHVTLFVHIAITNRSGGGKPQKRSLSVRMGKKVRECTMLRNIGLKNIDDIFKVAVHPLREAIDMRENMQNAIVSVKELCGLPPIASLKQCLLTLSSRLITSDNTPSVSLVMKDNFPYLEPLGAIPDMQKKMLAAYDLMIQESRFLIEMADTVQEKIVQCQKAGMEFHEELHNLGAKEGLKGRKLNKATESFAWNITVLKVPCVSGIKQYFHLMNIGMHF; encoded by the exons GATCCTGCAAACCAAAAATGTGGTGGAAGAAAGAAAACCGTGTCTTTCAGTAGCATGCCGTCGGAAAAGAAAATCAGCAGCGCAAGCGACTGCATCACTTTCATGCAGGCTGGCTGTGAACTGAAGAAAGTGCGGCCGAATTCGCGCATTTACAACCGGTTCTTCACTCTGGACACAGACCTGCAGGCTCTTCGCTGGGAACCTTCCAAGAAAGACCTCGAGAAAGCTAAGCTTGATATTTCTGCCATAAAAGAGATCCGACTGGGGAAAAACACGGAAACATTTAGAAACAATGGCCTTGCTGATCAGATTTGTGAGGATTGTGCCTTTTCCATACTCCACGGGGAAAACTACGAGTCTCTGGACTTAGTGGCCAATTCAGCGGACGTAGCAAACATCTGGGTGTCAGGATTGCGGTATCTGGTTTCTCGAAGTAAGCAACCCCTCGATTTTATGGAGGGCAACCAGAACACACCAAGGTTCATGTGGTTGAAGACAGTGTTTGAAGCAGCAGATATCGATGGGAATGGGATTATGTTGGAAGACACCTCTGTAGAGTTAATAAAACAACTCAACCCTACCCTGAAGGAGTCCAAGATTAggctaaaatttaaagaaatccagaagagcaaagaaaaactGACAACTCGAGTGACGGAAGAGGAGTTTTGCGAAGCTTTTTGTGAACTTTGCACCAGGCCGGAAGTGTATTTCTTACTTGTGCAgatatcaaaaaacaaagaatactTGGATGCCAATGATCTCATGCTTTTTTTGGAAGCTGAGCAAGGAGTCACCCATATCACTGAGGACATGTGCTTAGACATTATTCGGAGATATGAACTTTCTGAAGAAGGACGTCAGAAAGGGTTTCTTGCAATTGATGGCTTTACCCAGTATTTGTTGTCATCAGAATGTAACATTTTTGATCCTGAACAAAGTAAGGTTGCCCAAGACATGACCCAGCCTTTATCTCACTATTACATCAatgcctctcacaacacctatcTCATTGAAGACCAGTTCAGAGGACCAGCTGATATTAATGGGTATGTTAGAGCTTTGAAAATGGGCTGTCGCAGCATTGAACTTGATGTAAATGATGGCTCAGACAACGAACCGATCCTTTGTAATCGAAACAACATGACAACACACCTTTCCTTTCGAAGTGTCATAGAGGTGATAAATAAATTTGCCTTTGTGGCTTCTGAATACCCACTCATTCTTTGTTTGGGGAATCACTGCTCCCTACCACAGCAGAAGGTAATGGTCCAACAGATGAAAAAGGTCTTTGGCAGTAAACTCTATACTGAAGCACCTTTGCTGTCAGAATCCTACCTCCCATcaccagaaaaattaaaaagaatgatcattgtgaaaggaaagaaattgccTTCTGATACAGATGTTTTAGAAGGAGAAGTTACAGATGAAGATGAAGAAGCCGAAATGTCTCGAAGGATGTCAGTAGATTACAATGGTGAGCAGAAACAGATCTTGCTGTGTAGGGAGCTCTCTGACTTGGTATCTATCTGTAAATCTGTTCAGTACAGGGATTTTGAATTATCTATGAAAAGCCAAAACTATTGGGAAATTTGTTCATTTAGTGAAACAGAGGCCAGCCGAATTGCAAATGAATACCCAGAGGATTTTGTAAATTATAATAAGAAGTTCTTATCACGAATCTATCCAAGCGCCATGAGAATTGATTCCAGTAACCTGAATCCACAGGACTTTTGGAATTGTGGCTGTCAGATTGTGGCAATGAATTTTCAGACTCCAGGTCCAATGATGGACCTCCACACTGGCTGGTTTCTTCAGAATGGAGGCTGTGGTTACGTTCTAAGGCCGTCCATCATGCGAGATGAAGTTTCTTACTTCAGTGCGAACACAAAGGGCATTGTACCTGGGGTGTCTCCTCTAGTGCTTCATATTAAGATTATCAGTGGTCAGAACTTCCCAAAGCCCAAGGGAGCTTGTGCCAAAGGGGATGTCATAGATCCCTATGTGTGTATAGAGATACATGGAATTCCAGCGGACTGTtcagaacaaagaactaaaactGTACAACAAAACAGTGATAATCCTATTTTTGATGAGACATTTGAGTTTCAAGTGAACCTGCCTGAACTGGCCATGATCCGTTTTGTGGTTCTGGATGATGACTACATTGGGGATGAGTTTATAGGGCAATATACAATACCGTTTGAATGCTTGCAGCCTGGATATCGGCATGTTCCCCTCCGTTCCTTTGTGGGTGACATCATGGAGCATGTAACTCTTTTTGTCCACATAGCAATAACTAATAGAAGTGgaggaggaaaaccacagaagcGCAGCCTTTCAGTGAGAATGGGGAAGAAAGTTCGGGAGTGTACCATGCTCAGGAATATTGGTCTTAAAAACATAGATGACATCTTTAAGGTAGCTGTTCATCCCTTACGAGAAGCCATAGATATGAGAGAAAATATGCAG AATGCCATAGTGTCTGTTAAGGAATTGTGTGGACTTCCTCCAATTGCCAGTCTGAAGCAGTGCCTGTTGACCCTGTCTTCTCGGCTCATCACCAGTGACAATACTCCCTCCGTCTCTCTTGTGATGAAAGACAACTTTCCTTATCTAGAGCCTCTGGGGGCAATTCCAGATATGCAGAAAAAGATGCTAGCTGCTTATGATCTG ATGATCCAAGAGAGCCGATTTCTCATAGAAATGGCAGACACAGTCCAGGAAAAGATTGTGCAGTGTCAAAAAGCAG GCATGGAGTTCCATGAGGAGCTTCATAATCTGGGGGCAAAAGAAGGCTTGAAAGGGAGAAAACTCAACAAAGCAACTGAGAGCTTTGCTTGGAACATTACAGTATTGAAG
- the PLCL1 gene encoding inactive phospholipase C-like protein 1 isoform X4 encodes MERLTSSQPLLSTRKKVIADPANQKCGGRKKTVSFSSMPSEKKISSASDCITFMQAGCELKKVRPNSRIYNRFFTLDTDLQALRWEPSKKDLEKAKLDISAIKEIRLGKNTETFRNNGLADQICEDCAFSILHGENYESLDLVANSADVANIWVSGLRYLVSRSKQPLDFMEGNQNTPRFMWLKTVFEAADIDGNGIMLEDTSVELIKQLNPTLKESKIRLKFKEIQKSKEKLTTRVTEEEFCEAFCELCTRPEVYFLLVQISKNKEYLDANDLMLFLEAEQGVTHITEDMCLDIIRRYELSEEGRQKGFLAIDGFTQYLLSSECNIFDPEQSKVAQDMTQPLSHYYINASHNTYLIEDQFRGPADINGYVRALKMGCRSIELDVNDGSDNEPILCNRNNMTTHLSFRSVIEVINKFAFVASEYPLILCLGNHCSLPQQKVMVQQMKKVFGSKLYTEAPLLSESYLPSPEKLKRMIIVKGKKLPSDTDVLEGEVTDEDEEAEMSRRMSVDYNGEQKQILLCRELSDLVSICKSVQYRDFELSMKSQNYWEICSFSETEASRIANEYPEDFVNYNKKFLSRIYPSAMRIDSSNLNPQDFWNCGCQIVAMNFQTPGPMMDLHTGWFLQNGGCGYVLRPSIMRDEVSYFSANTKGIVPGVSPLVLHIKIISGQNFPKPKGACAKGDVIDPYVCIEIHGIPADCSEQRTKTVQQNSDNPIFDETFEFQVNLPELAMIRFVVLDDDYIGDEFIGQYTIPFECLQPGYRHVPLRSFVGDIMEHVTLFVHIAITNRSGGGKPQKRSLSVRMGKKVRECTMLRNIGLKNIDDIFKVAVHPLREAIDMRENMQNAIVSVKELCGLPPIASLKQCLLTLSSRLITSDNTPSVSLVMKDNFPYLEPLGAIPDMQKKMLAAYDLMIQESRFLIEMADTVQEKIVQCQKAGMEFHEELHNLGAKEGLKGRKLNKATESFAWNITVLKGQGDLLKNAKNEAIENMKQIQLACLSCGLSKAPSSGAEVKSKRSLEAIEEKESCEDNGKL; translated from the exons GATCCTGCAAACCAAAAATGTGGTGGAAGAAAGAAAACCGTGTCTTTCAGTAGCATGCCGTCGGAAAAGAAAATCAGCAGCGCAAGCGACTGCATCACTTTCATGCAGGCTGGCTGTGAACTGAAGAAAGTGCGGCCGAATTCGCGCATTTACAACCGGTTCTTCACTCTGGACACAGACCTGCAGGCTCTTCGCTGGGAACCTTCCAAGAAAGACCTCGAGAAAGCTAAGCTTGATATTTCTGCCATAAAAGAGATCCGACTGGGGAAAAACACGGAAACATTTAGAAACAATGGCCTTGCTGATCAGATTTGTGAGGATTGTGCCTTTTCCATACTCCACGGGGAAAACTACGAGTCTCTGGACTTAGTGGCCAATTCAGCGGACGTAGCAAACATCTGGGTGTCAGGATTGCGGTATCTGGTTTCTCGAAGTAAGCAACCCCTCGATTTTATGGAGGGCAACCAGAACACACCAAGGTTCATGTGGTTGAAGACAGTGTTTGAAGCAGCAGATATCGATGGGAATGGGATTATGTTGGAAGACACCTCTGTAGAGTTAATAAAACAACTCAACCCTACCCTGAAGGAGTCCAAGATTAggctaaaatttaaagaaatccagaagagcaaagaaaaactGACAACTCGAGTGACGGAAGAGGAGTTTTGCGAAGCTTTTTGTGAACTTTGCACCAGGCCGGAAGTGTATTTCTTACTTGTGCAgatatcaaaaaacaaagaatactTGGATGCCAATGATCTCATGCTTTTTTTGGAAGCTGAGCAAGGAGTCACCCATATCACTGAGGACATGTGCTTAGACATTATTCGGAGATATGAACTTTCTGAAGAAGGACGTCAGAAAGGGTTTCTTGCAATTGATGGCTTTACCCAGTATTTGTTGTCATCAGAATGTAACATTTTTGATCCTGAACAAAGTAAGGTTGCCCAAGACATGACCCAGCCTTTATCTCACTATTACATCAatgcctctcacaacacctatcTCATTGAAGACCAGTTCAGAGGACCAGCTGATATTAATGGGTATGTTAGAGCTTTGAAAATGGGCTGTCGCAGCATTGAACTTGATGTAAATGATGGCTCAGACAACGAACCGATCCTTTGTAATCGAAACAACATGACAACACACCTTTCCTTTCGAAGTGTCATAGAGGTGATAAATAAATTTGCCTTTGTGGCTTCTGAATACCCACTCATTCTTTGTTTGGGGAATCACTGCTCCCTACCACAGCAGAAGGTAATGGTCCAACAGATGAAAAAGGTCTTTGGCAGTAAACTCTATACTGAAGCACCTTTGCTGTCAGAATCCTACCTCCCATcaccagaaaaattaaaaagaatgatcattgtgaaaggaaagaaattgccTTCTGATACAGATGTTTTAGAAGGAGAAGTTACAGATGAAGATGAAGAAGCCGAAATGTCTCGAAGGATGTCAGTAGATTACAATGGTGAGCAGAAACAGATCTTGCTGTGTAGGGAGCTCTCTGACTTGGTATCTATCTGTAAATCTGTTCAGTACAGGGATTTTGAATTATCTATGAAAAGCCAAAACTATTGGGAAATTTGTTCATTTAGTGAAACAGAGGCCAGCCGAATTGCAAATGAATACCCAGAGGATTTTGTAAATTATAATAAGAAGTTCTTATCACGAATCTATCCAAGCGCCATGAGAATTGATTCCAGTAACCTGAATCCACAGGACTTTTGGAATTGTGGCTGTCAGATTGTGGCAATGAATTTTCAGACTCCAGGTCCAATGATGGACCTCCACACTGGCTGGTTTCTTCAGAATGGAGGCTGTGGTTACGTTCTAAGGCCGTCCATCATGCGAGATGAAGTTTCTTACTTCAGTGCGAACACAAAGGGCATTGTACCTGGGGTGTCTCCTCTAGTGCTTCATATTAAGATTATCAGTGGTCAGAACTTCCCAAAGCCCAAGGGAGCTTGTGCCAAAGGGGATGTCATAGATCCCTATGTGTGTATAGAGATACATGGAATTCCAGCGGACTGTtcagaacaaagaactaaaactGTACAACAAAACAGTGATAATCCTATTTTTGATGAGACATTTGAGTTTCAAGTGAACCTGCCTGAACTGGCCATGATCCGTTTTGTGGTTCTGGATGATGACTACATTGGGGATGAGTTTATAGGGCAATATACAATACCGTTTGAATGCTTGCAGCCTGGATATCGGCATGTTCCCCTCCGTTCCTTTGTGGGTGACATCATGGAGCATGTAACTCTTTTTGTCCACATAGCAATAACTAATAGAAGTGgaggaggaaaaccacagaagcGCAGCCTTTCAGTGAGAATGGGGAAGAAAGTTCGGGAGTGTACCATGCTCAGGAATATTGGTCTTAAAAACATAGATGACATCTTTAAGGTAGCTGTTCATCCCTTACGAGAAGCCATAGATATGAGAGAAAATATGCAG AATGCCATAGTGTCTGTTAAGGAATTGTGTGGACTTCCTCCAATTGCCAGTCTGAAGCAGTGCCTGTTGACCCTGTCTTCTCGGCTCATCACCAGTGACAATACTCCCTCCGTCTCTCTTGTGATGAAAGACAACTTTCCTTATCTAGAGCCTCTGGGGGCAATTCCAGATATGCAGAAAAAGATGCTAGCTGCTTATGATCTG ATGATCCAAGAGAGCCGATTTCTCATAGAAATGGCAGACACAGTCCAGGAAAAGATTGTGCAGTGTCAAAAAGCAG GCATGGAGTTCCATGAGGAGCTTCATAATCTGGGGGCAAAAGAAGGCTTGAAAGGGAGAAAACTCAACAAAGCAACTGAGAGCTTTGCTTGGAACATTACAGTATTGAAG
- the PLCL1 gene encoding inactive phospholipase C-like protein 1 isoform X5 codes for MPSEKKISSASDCITFMQAGCELKKVRPNSRIYNRFFTLDTDLQALRWEPSKKDLEKAKLDISAIKEIRLGKNTETFRNNGLADQICEDCAFSILHGENYESLDLVANSADVANIWVSGLRYLVSRSKQPLDFMEGNQNTPRFMWLKTVFEAADIDGNGIMLEDTSVELIKQLNPTLKESKIRLKFKEIQKSKEKLTTRVTEEEFCEAFCELCTRPEVYFLLVQISKNKEYLDANDLMLFLEAEQGVTHITEDMCLDIIRRYELSEEGRQKGFLAIDGFTQYLLSSECNIFDPEQSKVAQDMTQPLSHYYINASHNTYLIEDQFRGPADINGYVRALKMGCRSIELDVNDGSDNEPILCNRNNMTTHLSFRSVIEVINKFAFVASEYPLILCLGNHCSLPQQKVMVQQMKKVFGSKLYTEAPLLSESYLPSPEKLKRMIIVKGKKLPSDTDVLEGEVTDEDEEAEMSRRMSVDYNGEQKQILLCRELSDLVSICKSVQYRDFELSMKSQNYWEICSFSETEASRIANEYPEDFVNYNKKFLSRIYPSAMRIDSSNLNPQDFWNCGCQIVAMNFQTPGPMMDLHTGWFLQNGGCGYVLRPSIMRDEVSYFSANTKGIVPGVSPLVLHIKIISGQNFPKPKGACAKGDVIDPYVCIEIHGIPADCSEQRTKTVQQNSDNPIFDETFEFQVNLPELAMIRFVVLDDDYIGDEFIGQYTIPFECLQPGYRHVPLRSFVGDIMEHVTLFVHIAITNRSGGGKPQKRSLSVRMGKKVRECTMLRNIGLKNIDDIFKVAVHPLREAIDMRENMQNAIVSVKELCGLPPIASLKQCLLTLSSRLITSDNTPSVSLVMKDNFPYLEPLGAIPDMQKKMLAAYDLMIQESRFLIEMADTVQEKIVQCQKAGMEFHEELHNLGAKEGLKGRKLNKATESFAWNITVLKGQGDLLKNAKNEAIENMKQIQLACLSCGLSKAPSSGAEVKSKRSLEAIEEKESCEDNGKL; via the exons ATGCCGTCGGAAAAGAAAATCAGCAGCGCAAGCGACTGCATCACTTTCATGCAGGCTGGCTGTGAACTGAAGAAAGTGCGGCCGAATTCGCGCATTTACAACCGGTTCTTCACTCTGGACACAGACCTGCAGGCTCTTCGCTGGGAACCTTCCAAGAAAGACCTCGAGAAAGCTAAGCTTGATATTTCTGCCATAAAAGAGATCCGACTGGGGAAAAACACGGAAACATTTAGAAACAATGGCCTTGCTGATCAGATTTGTGAGGATTGTGCCTTTTCCATACTCCACGGGGAAAACTACGAGTCTCTGGACTTAGTGGCCAATTCAGCGGACGTAGCAAACATCTGGGTGTCAGGATTGCGGTATCTGGTTTCTCGAAGTAAGCAACCCCTCGATTTTATGGAGGGCAACCAGAACACACCAAGGTTCATGTGGTTGAAGACAGTGTTTGAAGCAGCAGATATCGATGGGAATGGGATTATGTTGGAAGACACCTCTGTAGAGTTAATAAAACAACTCAACCCTACCCTGAAGGAGTCCAAGATTAggctaaaatttaaagaaatccagaagagcaaagaaaaactGACAACTCGAGTGACGGAAGAGGAGTTTTGCGAAGCTTTTTGTGAACTTTGCACCAGGCCGGAAGTGTATTTCTTACTTGTGCAgatatcaaaaaacaaagaatactTGGATGCCAATGATCTCATGCTTTTTTTGGAAGCTGAGCAAGGAGTCACCCATATCACTGAGGACATGTGCTTAGACATTATTCGGAGATATGAACTTTCTGAAGAAGGACGTCAGAAAGGGTTTCTTGCAATTGATGGCTTTACCCAGTATTTGTTGTCATCAGAATGTAACATTTTTGATCCTGAACAAAGTAAGGTTGCCCAAGACATGACCCAGCCTTTATCTCACTATTACATCAatgcctctcacaacacctatcTCATTGAAGACCAGTTCAGAGGACCAGCTGATATTAATGGGTATGTTAGAGCTTTGAAAATGGGCTGTCGCAGCATTGAACTTGATGTAAATGATGGCTCAGACAACGAACCGATCCTTTGTAATCGAAACAACATGACAACACACCTTTCCTTTCGAAGTGTCATAGAGGTGATAAATAAATTTGCCTTTGTGGCTTCTGAATACCCACTCATTCTTTGTTTGGGGAATCACTGCTCCCTACCACAGCAGAAGGTAATGGTCCAACAGATGAAAAAGGTCTTTGGCAGTAAACTCTATACTGAAGCACCTTTGCTGTCAGAATCCTACCTCCCATcaccagaaaaattaaaaagaatgatcattgtgaaaggaaagaaattgccTTCTGATACAGATGTTTTAGAAGGAGAAGTTACAGATGAAGATGAAGAAGCCGAAATGTCTCGAAGGATGTCAGTAGATTACAATGGTGAGCAGAAACAGATCTTGCTGTGTAGGGAGCTCTCTGACTTGGTATCTATCTGTAAATCTGTTCAGTACAGGGATTTTGAATTATCTATGAAAAGCCAAAACTATTGGGAAATTTGTTCATTTAGTGAAACAGAGGCCAGCCGAATTGCAAATGAATACCCAGAGGATTTTGTAAATTATAATAAGAAGTTCTTATCACGAATCTATCCAAGCGCCATGAGAATTGATTCCAGTAACCTGAATCCACAGGACTTTTGGAATTGTGGCTGTCAGATTGTGGCAATGAATTTTCAGACTCCAGGTCCAATGATGGACCTCCACACTGGCTGGTTTCTTCAGAATGGAGGCTGTGGTTACGTTCTAAGGCCGTCCATCATGCGAGATGAAGTTTCTTACTTCAGTGCGAACACAAAGGGCATTGTACCTGGGGTGTCTCCTCTAGTGCTTCATATTAAGATTATCAGTGGTCAGAACTTCCCAAAGCCCAAGGGAGCTTGTGCCAAAGGGGATGTCATAGATCCCTATGTGTGTATAGAGATACATGGAATTCCAGCGGACTGTtcagaacaaagaactaaaactGTACAACAAAACAGTGATAATCCTATTTTTGATGAGACATTTGAGTTTCAAGTGAACCTGCCTGAACTGGCCATGATCCGTTTTGTGGTTCTGGATGATGACTACATTGGGGATGAGTTTATAGGGCAATATACAATACCGTTTGAATGCTTGCAGCCTGGATATCGGCATGTTCCCCTCCGTTCCTTTGTGGGTGACATCATGGAGCATGTAACTCTTTTTGTCCACATAGCAATAACTAATAGAAGTGgaggaggaaaaccacagaagcGCAGCCTTTCAGTGAGAATGGGGAAGAAAGTTCGGGAGTGTACCATGCTCAGGAATATTGGTCTTAAAAACATAGATGACATCTTTAAGGTAGCTGTTCATCCCTTACGAGAAGCCATAGATATGAGAGAAAATATGCAG AATGCCATAGTGTCTGTTAAGGAATTGTGTGGACTTCCTCCAATTGCCAGTCTGAAGCAGTGCCTGTTGACCCTGTCTTCTCGGCTCATCACCAGTGACAATACTCCCTCCGTCTCTCTTGTGATGAAAGACAACTTTCCTTATCTAGAGCCTCTGGGGGCAATTCCAGATATGCAGAAAAAGATGCTAGCTGCTTATGATCTG ATGATCCAAGAGAGCCGATTTCTCATAGAAATGGCAGACACAGTCCAGGAAAAGATTGTGCAGTGTCAAAAAGCAG GCATGGAGTTCCATGAGGAGCTTCATAATCTGGGGGCAAAAGAAGGCTTGAAAGGGAGAAAACTCAACAAAGCAACTGAGAGCTTTGCTTGGAACATTACAGTATTGAAG